The Candidatus Tanganyikabacteria bacterium genome segment CGCTGGTGGTCGCCTCGACCGCCGGGACGATGAGGTTGCCCGGCCGGATGGCGAGGCCGCCGGTCGCCCTGGCATCGACCAGTTGATCGAGCAGCTTCACGGTCAAGGCGGCGGTCACGGTGGGCTGGCTACCGTCCAGGGTGATCGACGCCGACGAGGCCTCGTCGGCGCTGATCTGGTCCGCAGGGTTGGCCGACTCGCTGCGGTAGGCCCGGAATTGGAGGTGGTAGGTCTCGCCTGGTTCTTAACCTGGGGGGGGGCACTGCTCGTCAATCCCCTACATGTCAAACCTGAGAGTCGCGTGATAAGACGATTTTAGACTCATAATCAAGCCTGATGAGGCCAATAGGTGCGTTAGCGGCGTCGTGCATAGGATCAAGTCGCCTTTGCCAGGCGATCAATGACGAAAGATGTGTCAAATGTTTTCCTAAGGATCCGTAGTACGTAGGTTTTTCAGAGATTTATACTAGCCATGCGGCAATCGGCGATCGATATCAGCGTGAAGGCCGGCCCCTCTATGTGAAGAAATCCCCGCCGGCCGGGTTTTGGTTAAGGCGATTTTCGGCGTGCCAGGCTGGCTATGCCGGTTTTCACTCCGTGAAGACCTGTCGGCCGGCCGGCGGCAGGAGAGCGAACCCAAGATCCCCGGCGTTTTCCCGCAGGCGGGTGTCGCAGGAGGCGAACACCGTCACCCCCAGGGCATCCCGGAGGTACAACGCGGTGCCCAGGTGGATGGCATCGAGCGAATAGACCGGCTCGCGCGGGAAGTCCCTGGCCCCGCAGGCCAGGGCTTCCTCGTCGATATCGATCGTGTGGCAAGCGCTCCTGACGGCTTCTAGCTGATCGCGAATGGCCGCGGCTTCCTCCGCGGTCTTGCGACCTGCGCTGACGGCCTGCCTGAGCGCTCGGTCTGCTTCGAACCAGGTAAGTCTGCTCGCGGTCAGAGGGACGGCCTGCTCGAGGAGGCGCTCCAGGTCGGCATCGCCTTCGAGAAGCGCGCGCAGCACCGCACTGGACTCAAGGTAGGTATCGATCGGCTTTGAGCTCATCGAGGATTTGTCCCAGGACGCCTGGTGGGAGCGGCTCCGTGATCGGATGGAAGAGGCCCGGTCGCGATGGCCGCGTCGCGGGGTGGAGCTTGCCGGACCTGACCAGGTCGCGGAACCGCGCCTCGTACCGGGACTCACCGGGCACGCCCCCTGGCGGACGGAGCTCCGCGACGACTTCGCCTCGGTCGGTCACCTCGTACGGCACTCCCCGCGCCACCTCCCGGAGGTAGTGGCTGAGCCGAGCTTTCAGCTCGCGAATCCCGACGCGTTGCACGGTTTCAGTGTGGTCTCGTGCGACTACAATGTCAAGGTTCACGACCGTCCCGTTAGCCCCCGATGAGAGCCGGCGCTGTCGGGGTATCAGCCCGAGCGAAGGAGGGTATAACCTGCGAAGGCAAGGTAACCCGCGCCGCTGGTAGCTGAAGGGGAAAGCTTGGGACTCCTCGACTTCTTGAAGGGCCTGCTCGGAGGGTCCGGCAAGAAACAGGCCAAGAAGAAAAAGAAGAAACGGAAGCCCACCGGGGGCAAGACGCTCAAGGCAGGCGCCGCCGCTTCGTCCTCTCGCGCCGGCAAGCCGGGTTCAAAGGCGAAAAGCAGCCAGTTCGCCCGGAAGGACGACGCCAACGGGGTCGCGAGCGCCGCCGCCGCGCCGGCCGTGCGCGGGGACATCAGGTCCGAGGCTGCCCCTGCCGCGCCGCGGGCCCCGGGTACCGGCGAGTTGACCGCGACGGTCCCGGCCGCGCGGGGCACCGGCTCCCTGGAAGAGGTTGCGGCCGAGGCGTACGGCGCTCCCGAGGCGGAAGCCCCGCCCCCGGGACCGCCGCCCGCCAAGGAGAAGAAGCGGGGCGGCTTCTTCGGCTTCGGGCTCGGGCCCAAGCGGGATACCCGCAAGGAAGGCGCCCTCCTCAAGGAACTCGACCCCAACATCCAGCGCGGCGACGTGATCGGCGTCAAGCTCAAGCTGGAAGACGCCGCCGCGGTCGCCGCCGCCTACAAGCTCGCCGCCGAGGAGAAGTCGAAGAACTTCGGCACGACGCGCACCCACCTCAAGAACCTGGTGGACGAACGCAACTACCAGGCCATCGCCCTGGCCGCCGCCACCGTGGCCGGGGACGCGGCATTCCTGGGCGATCCGGTCATCAAGAAGGCCTCCGAGGCGATGGACCTGATGCCCTTCGTGCTCAAGGCCGCCAAGAGCAAGAAGGGCGAGGTCTTCGGCCTGGTCAACGATTTCGAGATCATCCTGCAGGACTTCAACGCCTTGCTGGTGCAGAAGGCCGACTACCTCGAGAAGGTCGGCGACGAGATCATGAAGACCCTCGCCAAGAAGGATTTCGCCAAGGTGACCGGCATGGCCGAAGCGATCGTGCGCGACGCCGAGATCCTCGCGCACCAGTACGATTCGGGCGTGAAGGCCGAGGCGAGCGCCGAGGAGCAGGGCGTGTCGGCATCCGGCTCGCAGGAGAAGTGGAAGGACATCGACAAGCAGGTCCTGCAGCTCTCGCAGGTGCTCCTGGCCAAGCAGTACCGCTTCGCGGCCGACCTGGCCAAGATAGTCTCGGCCTCGGGCGGGGTCATGGGCGATCCGGCCTTCAACAAAGCGATCGAGCTGATCAAGGGCGGGAAGCAGTTGCTCGAGGCATTTCGCCAGCAGAAGATCCCGATCGCCACGCGCATGTCCACCGACCTGTCCCGCAAGGCGGGCGTCTTCAACGCGCCGCTGATGAGCCGCACCAACCAGATCTCCGAGCAGGTGGCGCAACTCGAGAAGCTGCAGAAGGACAAGGAGTGGGACAAGCTCTCGAACCTCGCCATCGCGATCTGCCGTACTTCTTCCCTCCTGGTGGACCCGACCATCCGCAGGGCGTCGCTGCTGTCGGGCGAGATCTCGAAGGTCGAGGTGTACATCAAGCGCAAGGACTTCGGCGCGGCGCTCAACACGCTCGCATCCTCGGTCGACTGAAACTCGTGGCCGACTTCCCAGCCAACATCTCGCAGTACTGGCCGCCGCAACTCCCGCCCTTCGTGGAGGTCGAGGGGACCATGGGGCCTCGCTGGGGCCAGACGACCACGATGTTTCCCGCCTTCCCGAGCCTGGCCGGCACCTCCGAGCCCGATCTGGCCAATCCGCGCCTGGCCAGCCTGGCCGGGCAGGGCGGCAGCTTCGGCGGGCAGGTCCGGGCGGCGTTGAAGATCCCGCTGCTCGCCCCCTCGGTGGGCCTGGACTTCACGTTCCGCGACAACGCCAAGGGGCCCTTCACCTTCACCGGCGGCGCCGAGAACGACGCGATCAGGCCCACCGAAGCCATCCCCGACGTATTGCCCACGCGCAGCCTGGGCATGTACGGCAGCATCCTGGGCCTGGGAGCGGGGTACCGGAACCTCGCGTTCGCCAGCCTTCCCGGCCTCAAGGGCGAACGTTCGGCGAACCTGGCGGTGAGCACGCTGGGCCTGGGTATCGGCCTGGGGCCGGTCGAAGCCGCGCTGACGGGGCTCTCGGGCTTCGGCTGGGTGGCCGACACGGCCGGCGCGGTGGTGATCCCGGGCGAGGCGGAGGCGCACCTGGGCCTCACGGTCTGGGGGATCAAGGCGAAACTCGGCGTCCGCGGGGAGGCCCTGGCCTACGGCGGCGACATCCCGAGCCTGCTCAACGTCCTCGTGCCCAATCGCCTGCTCGACTTCGTCTTCGAGAGCAAACCGGACGCCAAGGACACCGACAAGGCCAAGCTCGTGCGCGACCTGGCGAGGTTGTCCTACACCTGGGGGCCGTACCTCCAGGTCGGCGTCGCGTTCTGATTCGTCGCCGGATCGGGCGCCCGGAAGATCTCGAGCAGGGTCATCAGGTGCGCCGGATGCGGATTGACGCAGGGGCGGCAGTCCCGCACGCGGCGTAACGCCTCGGCCATGGACAACTCCTCGCTGCGCATCAGGTAGCCGACCACGACGGCCGCCGACCGCGAGATGCCCGCCGCGCAGTGGACGTAGACCTTGTGGTGGGGCGCGGCGGCAAGGGCGCCGCGCACGGCCTCGATGGCGCCGTTGATGTTTGCCCGGGCGAGATCGGGGTCGTTCTCCCCGTCGAAGATACCGAAGTAGTGCAACGAGACGTCGGAGCCGCCGAAGTAGGAATCGTCCGGGTGGCCCAGGTAGAGATTGACGACGTGCGTGATGCCCTGGATCAGCAGTTCGTGGGCGTCATGACGGTCTTCGACCGCTGCCCCCAGCGC includes the following:
- a CDS encoding type II toxin-antitoxin system VapC family toxin, producing the protein MSSKPIDTYLESSAVLRALLEGDADLERLLEQAVPLTASRLTWFEADRALRQAVSAGRKTAEEAAAIRDQLEAVRSACHTIDIDEEALACGARDFPREPVYSLDAIHLGTALYLRDALGVTVFASCDTRLRENAGDLGFALLPPAGRQVFTE
- a CDS encoding type II toxin-antitoxin system prevent-host-death family antitoxin, translated to MQRVGIRELKARLSHYLREVARGVPYEVTDRGEVVAELRPPGGVPGESRYEARFRDLVRSGKLHPATRPSRPGLFHPITEPLPPGVLGQILDELKADRYLP
- a CDS encoding dual specificity protein phosphatase family protein, with protein sequence MDHDWITPRIALGAAVEDRHDAHELLIQGITHVVNLYLGHPDDSYFGGSDVSLHYFGIFDGENDPDLARANINGAIEAVRGALAAAPHHKVYVHCAAGISRSAAVVVGYLMRSEELSMAEALRRVRDCRPCVNPHPAHLMTLLEIFRAPDPATNQNATPTWRYGPQV